The Oncorhynchus tshawytscha isolate Ot180627B linkage group LG08, Otsh_v2.0, whole genome shotgun sequence genome window below encodes:
- the LOC112256194 gene encoding glycerophosphoinositol inositolphosphodiesterase GDPD2 isoform X2 has product MMSEDSCCRICCRGVYSCYWRHPSERARKCSCCRLSVLTAVSLLTLFWMYVCLMAFNDREDVNWKAFSILKLWVNWFMVLIIISAVLTIYCTLLLVFALFQLALKEPLDLHCLHKLFLFLGVVFITLGIAGISLQWKEEWHTVLLSLQATAPFLQMGGVGALTLVSWLVFQGFHRSRRVASKIFIMVVFAGVSVAIFLSPLLIQSPCLVDEKQLPPKPALFGHRGAPMLAPENTMMSFRRSVGCNVTAFETDVQLSKDRVPYLMHDNGNHFLRRTTDVLQKFPGKDLNHSTNLTWEDLQELNTGDWFLKTDPFRSVSQLSEQEKKTAGNQSVPSLLQLLHLAKTHNTSVIFDLKNDNNNDTNDTVKTILDSGIPHDKILWLPPTHREDVKKVAPGFKQVYNNVLDMNRDGADHLNVKYSALSFAEIGELRNRNVSVNLWVVNEPWLFSLMWCSGASSVTTNACSVLQDKNQPDWTMGRDTYRCIWITLDLGSLLIMFALFILKRREMYTCSALESRELSSFLPSE; this is encoded by the exons ATGATGTCAGAGGACAGCTGTTGCCGAATATGCTGCAGGGGGGTGTATAGCTGCTACTGGAGGCACCCCAGTGAGAGGGCACGAAAA TGCTCCTGCTGCAGGTTGTCAGTCCTTACCGCTGTGTCCCTCCTCACTCTGTTCTGGATGTACGTCTGTCTGATGGCCTTCAATGACCGCGAGGATGTTAACTG GAAGGCCTTTTCCATTCTGAAACTGTGGGTGAACTGGTTCATGGTGCTAATCATCATCTCTGCTGTATTGACCATCTACTGCACCCTATTACTG GTCTTTGCGCTGTTCCAACTTGCCTTGAAAGAGCCTTTGGACTTACACTGTCTGCACAAG TTGTTCCTGTTTTTAGGTGTGGTCTTCATCACCCTGGGCATCGCTGGAATAAGTCTACAGTGGAAAGAAGAGTGGCACACTGTTCTTCTGTCACTGCAG GCCACGGCTCCATTCttacagatgggaggggttggagCCCTGACCCTGGTCAGCTGGCTGGTGTTCCAGGGCTTCCATAGATCCCGCAGAGTAG CCTCTAAGATCTTCATCATGGTAGTGTTTGCTGGCGTGTCAGTGGCAATATTCCTCAGCCCACTCCTCATCCAATCCCCTTGTCTGGTGGACGAGAAACAGCTGCCCCCTAAACCTGCCCTCTTTGGTCATCGCGGAGCACCAATG cTGGCCCCAGAGAACACCATGATGTCGTTCAGGAGGAGTGTGGGGTGCAACGTGACCGCCTTTGAGACGGACGTGCAGCTCAG TAAGGACAGAGTTCCTTACCTGATGCACGACAACGGCAACCATTTCCTGAGGAGGACTACAGATGTTCTACAGAAGTTCCCTGGGAAAGACTTGAACCACAGCACAAACCTCACCTGGGAGGATCTACAGGAATTAAACACTGGTGATTGGTTCCTGAAG ACAGATCCATTCCGTTCAGTGTCCCAGCTCTCAGAACAGGAGAAGAAGACAGCTGGGAACCAGAGTGTTCCCTCCCTTCTGCAGCTGCTTCACCTGGCCAAGACTCATAACACCTCTGTCATCTTTGACTTGAAGAATGACAACAACAATGACACTAATGACACTGTGAAAACCATCCTCGACTCTGGCATCCCCCACGACAAG aTCCTCTGGCTTCCCCCCACACATAGGGAGGATGTGAAGAAGGTTGCACCAGGGTTCAAACAGGTTTACAACAATGTGCTTGATATGAACCGTGATGGAGCAGATCATCTGAATGTCAAGTACAGTGCGTTGAGCTTCGCAGAGATCGG GGAGCTTCGGAACAGGAACGTTTCGGTGAACCTGTGGGTGGTGAATGAACCATGGCTCTTCTCTTTAATGTGGTGCTCGGGGGCCAGCTCTGTGACCACCAACGCCTGCTCTGTCCTACAGGACAAGAACCAGCCTGACTGGACAATG ggacgTGATACATACAGATGTATATGGATCACATTGGACCTGGGGTCATTGCTCATAATGTTCGCACTCTTCATCTTAAAGAG
- the LOC112256194 gene encoding glycerophosphoinositol inositolphosphodiesterase GDPD2 isoform X1, producing MMSEDSCCRICCRGVYSCYWRHPSERARKCSCCRLSVLTAVSLLTLFWMYVCLMAFNDREDVNWKAFSILKLWVNWFMVLIIISAVLTIYCTLLLVFALFQLALKEPLDLHCLHKLFLFLGVVFITLGIAGISLQWKEEWHTVLLSLQATAPFLQMGGVGALTLVSWLVFQGFHRSRRVASKIFIMVVFAGVSVAIFLSPLLIQSPCLVDEKQLPPKPALFGHRGAPMLAPENTMMSFRRSVGCNVTAFETDVQLSKDRVPYLMHDNGNHFLRRTTDVLQKFPGKDLNHSTNLTWEDLQELNTGDWFLKTDPFRSVSQLSEQEKKTAGNQSVPSLLQLLHLAKTHNTSVIFDLKNDNNNDTNDTVKTILDSGIPHDKILWLPPTHREDVKKVAPGFKQVYNNVLDMNRDGADHLNVKYSALSFAEIGELRNRNVSVNLWVVNEPWLFSLMWCSGASSVTTNACSVLQDKNQPDWTMGRDTYRCIWITLDLGSLLIMFALFILKRRREMYTCSALESRELSSFLPSE from the exons ATGATGTCAGAGGACAGCTGTTGCCGAATATGCTGCAGGGGGGTGTATAGCTGCTACTGGAGGCACCCCAGTGAGAGGGCACGAAAA TGCTCCTGCTGCAGGTTGTCAGTCCTTACCGCTGTGTCCCTCCTCACTCTGTTCTGGATGTACGTCTGTCTGATGGCCTTCAATGACCGCGAGGATGTTAACTG GAAGGCCTTTTCCATTCTGAAACTGTGGGTGAACTGGTTCATGGTGCTAATCATCATCTCTGCTGTATTGACCATCTACTGCACCCTATTACTG GTCTTTGCGCTGTTCCAACTTGCCTTGAAAGAGCCTTTGGACTTACACTGTCTGCACAAG TTGTTCCTGTTTTTAGGTGTGGTCTTCATCACCCTGGGCATCGCTGGAATAAGTCTACAGTGGAAAGAAGAGTGGCACACTGTTCTTCTGTCACTGCAG GCCACGGCTCCATTCttacagatgggaggggttggagCCCTGACCCTGGTCAGCTGGCTGGTGTTCCAGGGCTTCCATAGATCCCGCAGAGTAG CCTCTAAGATCTTCATCATGGTAGTGTTTGCTGGCGTGTCAGTGGCAATATTCCTCAGCCCACTCCTCATCCAATCCCCTTGTCTGGTGGACGAGAAACAGCTGCCCCCTAAACCTGCCCTCTTTGGTCATCGCGGAGCACCAATG cTGGCCCCAGAGAACACCATGATGTCGTTCAGGAGGAGTGTGGGGTGCAACGTGACCGCCTTTGAGACGGACGTGCAGCTCAG TAAGGACAGAGTTCCTTACCTGATGCACGACAACGGCAACCATTTCCTGAGGAGGACTACAGATGTTCTACAGAAGTTCCCTGGGAAAGACTTGAACCACAGCACAAACCTCACCTGGGAGGATCTACAGGAATTAAACACTGGTGATTGGTTCCTGAAG ACAGATCCATTCCGTTCAGTGTCCCAGCTCTCAGAACAGGAGAAGAAGACAGCTGGGAACCAGAGTGTTCCCTCCCTTCTGCAGCTGCTTCACCTGGCCAAGACTCATAACACCTCTGTCATCTTTGACTTGAAGAATGACAACAACAATGACACTAATGACACTGTGAAAACCATCCTCGACTCTGGCATCCCCCACGACAAG aTCCTCTGGCTTCCCCCCACACATAGGGAGGATGTGAAGAAGGTTGCACCAGGGTTCAAACAGGTTTACAACAATGTGCTTGATATGAACCGTGATGGAGCAGATCATCTGAATGTCAAGTACAGTGCGTTGAGCTTCGCAGAGATCGG GGAGCTTCGGAACAGGAACGTTTCGGTGAACCTGTGGGTGGTGAATGAACCATGGCTCTTCTCTTTAATGTGGTGCTCGGGGGCCAGCTCTGTGACCACCAACGCCTGCTCTGTCCTACAGGACAAGAACCAGCCTGACTGGACAATG ggacgTGATACATACAGATGTATATGGATCACATTGGACCTGGGGTCATTGCTCATAATGTTCGCACTCTTCATCTTAAAGAG